The stretch of DNA GCCCAGTTCGGCGGCCAGAGGCTCGGGGAGATGGAGGTCTGGGCGCTGGAGGCCTACGGGGCGTCGCACACCCTGCAGGAGTTCCTCACCGTCAAGAGCGACGACATCAGCGGCCGGGCCAAGACCTACGAGGCCATCGTCAAGGGAGAGCCGGGCTTCGAGCCGGGCGTCCCCGAGTCGTTCCACGTCCTCATCAAGGAGCTGCAGAGCCTTGGCCTTGACGTGGAGCTTCTCGAGAAAAAGCAAAAGGGAGAGTGAGCACCTAGACCGAAGAAATCACGACTCTGTTTCAGAGACCGAAGACACCCACGGACTTCGAGGCCATCCGCATCAAGCTGGCCTCGCCGGAGAAAATCCGGGAATGGTCCTTCGGAGAGGTCAAGAAACCCGAAACCATAAATTACCGCACCTTCAAGCCCGAGCGGGACGGCCTGTTCTGCGCGAAGATATTCGGGCCCATCAAGGACTGGGAGTGCATCTGCGGCAAGTACAAGCGCATGAAGCACCGCGGCGTGGTCTGCGACAAGTGCGGCGTGGAGGTCATCCAGTCCAAGGTCCGCAGGCAGAGGCTGGGGCATATCGAGCTGGCCACCCCGGTGGCCCACATCTGGTTTCTGAAGGGGGTGCCCTCGCGCATCGGCACGCTCCTGGACATGACCATGCGGCAGCTGGAGAAGGTCCTGTACTTCGAGGGCTACGTGGTCGTGGACCCGGGGGACACGCCCCTCAAGGCGAAGGACATCCTGACCGAGGACGAGTACAAGAAGAACGTCTCGGAGTTCGGGAGCCGCTTCAAGGCGGGCATGGGGGCGGAGGCCATCCGGGAGCTTCTCAGGCAGGTGGACCTGGAGGTTCTGAGCGCCGAGCTCAAGGCGAACATCGCGGAGGCGCAGTCCATCGGCGTCAAGAGGAAGCTCACCAAGCGCCTGCGCGTGGTGGAGGCCTTCCGCGTCTCGGGCAACGAGCCCGAGTGGATGGTCATGGACGTCGTCCCGGTCCTGCCGCCGGACCTCAGGCCCCTGGTCCCCCTGGAGGGCGGACGGTTCGCCTCCAGCGACCTGAACGACCTGTACCGGAGGGTCATCAACCGCAACAACAGGCTCAAGAGGCTCATGGACCTCAAGGCCCCCTCCGTCATCATCAAGAACGAGAAGAGGATGCTCCAGGAGTCCGTGGACGCCCTGTTCGACAACGGCCGGCGGAGCCGCGTGCTGAAGGCCGCCACGAAGCGCCCCCTGAAGTCCCTGTCCGACATGATCAAGGGCAAGCAGGGACGCTTCCGCCAGAACCTCCTGGGCAAGAGGGTGGACTACTCGGGCCGCTCCGTCATCGTGGTGGGCCCGGAACTCAGCCTGCACCAGTGCGGCCTGCCCAAGAAGATGGCCCTGGAGCTCTTCAAGCCCTTCATCTTCCACAGGCTCGAGGAGAAGGGCTACGCCACCACGGTCAAGCAGGCCAAGAAGCTCGTGGAGCTGGAGCGCTCGGAGGTGTGGGACCTCCTGGAGGAGGTCATCGCCGAGCACCCGGTGCTTCTGAACCGGGCGCCGACCTTGCACCGGCTGGGCATCCAGGCCTTCGACCCCGTGCTGGTGGAGGGCAAGGCCATCAAGCTGCACCCGCTGGTCTGCACCGCCTTCAACGCGGACTTCGACGGCGACCAGATGGCCGTGCACGTGCCCCTGTCCATAGAGGCGCAGGTGGAGGCGCGCGCCCTCATGATGTCGGTGAACAACCTCCTGTCCCCGGCCAACGGGCGGCCCATCGTCGCGCCGTCGCAGGACATGGTCCTGGGCAGCTACTACAGGACCAAGGAGCGGGCCAGGGCCAGGGGCGAGGGCAAGACGTTCAGCTCGCCCGAGGAGGTCATACGCGCCTATGACGCCCGGGTGCTGGAGGAGCACGCCAGGATAAAGGCCCGGGTGGACGGCTCCCTGGAGGACACCACCTGCGGGCGGATACTCTTCAGGCAGATAGTGCCCGAGGAGGTGCCCTTCGCGATGATCAACAAGGAGATGACCAAGAAGGAGCTTGCCAAGGTCATCGACTACTCCTTCAAGAAGGCCGGCCGGAGAAAGACCGTCGTGTTCCTGGACAACCTGGAGAAGATGGGCTTCGAGGCCGCAACCGCTTCGGGGGTTTCCATCTGCATGACCGACATGCACATTCCCTCGACCAAGGGCGAGATCATCACCCGGGCGGAGCAGGAGATTCTGGAAATACAGCGGCAGTACTCCGAGGGCCTCATCACCAACGGCGAGCGGTACAACAAGGCCATCGACATCTGGGCCAACGTCACCGAGAAGGTGGCCGACGAGATGATGAAGGAGCTGGGTGCGGAGGAGGAGAACGGACAGGCTCTCTCCGCGGAGGAGCTGCAGGAGCGGCGCTCCTTCAACAGCATCTTCATGATGGCGGACTCCGGTGCGCGGGGCTCGGCCGCCCAGCTCAGGCAGCTGGCCGGCATGCGCGGCCTCATGGCCAAGCCCTCCGGGGAGATCATCGAGACCCCCATCACGGCGAACTTCCGCGAGGGCCTCTCCCCGCTTCAGTACTTCATCTCGACGCACGGCGCCCGCAAGGGCCTGGCCGACACGGCCCTGAAGACGGCCAACTCCGGATACCTCACGCGCCGCCTGGTGGACGTGGCCCAGGACGTCATCGTCACCGAGGAGGACTGCCGGGTGGCCGACGGCATTGTCGTCGGCGCCCTGGTGGAAGGCGGCGAGGTCATCCAGAGCCTGGAGGAGCGGCTCGTGGGGCGCTACGCGGTGGAGGAGATCAAGGACCCCATCACCAAGGAGCGCATCGTCGGCAAGGACGACCTCATCGACGAGGAGTTGGCCAAGGCCGTGGTGGACGCGGGCATCGACAGCGTGAAGATCCGCTCGGTGCTGACCTGCCGTTCCTCCTTCGGCATATGCGCCAAGTGCTACGGGCGCGACCTCGCCCGGGGCGAGCCGGTGGAAAACGGCGAGGCCGTGGGCATCATCGCCGCCCAGTCCATCGGCGAGCCGGGCACGCAGCTGACCATGAGGACCTTCCACATCGGCGGGACGGCCTCCCGGGTCGTGGAGCAGACCGTCCTGGAGGTGAAGAACTCCGGCACCCTCAAGTACGTCGAGCTCAACACGGTCATCAACCGCGAGGGCCTGCCGGTGGTGATGAACCGCCACGGCAGCGTGGCCGTCGTGGACGCCAAGGGCCGCGAGAAGGAGAAGTACTCCGTGGTCTACGGGGCGAAGCTCCTGGTCAAGGACGGCGAGAAGGTGGAGCCCGGACAGCGCATCGTGGAGTGGGACCCCTACTCCAGCCCCATCCTCACCGAGGTGGGCGGCCGGGTGGCCCTGGGCGACATCGCCGAGGGGCTGACCGTCAAGGAAGAGGTCGACGAGACCACGGGCCTGGCCCACAAGGTCATCATCGACTATCCGGCCAACATGAGGCCCCGCATCTCCATTAAGGACGAGCAGGGGCGGGCCACCGTGAAGCTGTCCTCCGGCGCCCAGGCGCGCTACCTGCTGCCCGCCGGGGCGCACGTCCTGGTGGACAGGGGGGACCTGGTGGCCCCGGGCGACGTGCTGGCCAAGATACCGCGGGAGACCACCAAGACCAAGGACATCACCGGCGGCCTTCCCCGGGTGGCCGAGCTGTTCGAGGCCCGGCGGCCCAAGGAGCACGCCATCGTCTCCGAGATAGACGGGATGGTCAGGTTCAAGGGCATGCACAAGGGCATGCGGGTCATCAGCGTGGAGGGAGGCACCGAGGTCCGGGAGTACCACATTCCCAAGGGCAAGCACGTCAGCGTGCACGAGGGGGACTGGGTGAAGGCCGGCGAGGCCCTCATGGACGGCTCCGTCAACCCCCACAACATCCTGGACATCCTGGGGCCCAACGAGCTGCAGCGCTACCTGGTGGACGAGGTCCAGAAGGTCTACCGCCTCCAGGGCGTCTCCATAAACGACAAGCACATCGAGGTCATCGTGCGCCAGATGATGAAGAAGGTCCGCGTCGAGGACCCCGGCGACACGAAA from Nitrospirota bacterium encodes:
- the rpoC gene encoding DNA-directed RNA polymerase subunit beta', whose protein sequence is MTTLFQRPKTPTDFEAIRIKLASPEKIREWSFGEVKKPETINYRTFKPERDGLFCAKIFGPIKDWECICGKYKRMKHRGVVCDKCGVEVIQSKVRRQRLGHIELATPVAHIWFLKGVPSRIGTLLDMTMRQLEKVLYFEGYVVVDPGDTPLKAKDILTEDEYKKNVSEFGSRFKAGMGAEAIRELLRQVDLEVLSAELKANIAEAQSIGVKRKLTKRLRVVEAFRVSGNEPEWMVMDVVPVLPPDLRPLVPLEGGRFASSDLNDLYRRVINRNNRLKRLMDLKAPSVIIKNEKRMLQESVDALFDNGRRSRVLKAATKRPLKSLSDMIKGKQGRFRQNLLGKRVDYSGRSVIVVGPELSLHQCGLPKKMALELFKPFIFHRLEEKGYATTVKQAKKLVELERSEVWDLLEEVIAEHPVLLNRAPTLHRLGIQAFDPVLVEGKAIKLHPLVCTAFNADFDGDQMAVHVPLSIEAQVEARALMMSVNNLLSPANGRPIVAPSQDMVLGSYYRTKERARARGEGKTFSSPEEVIRAYDARVLEEHARIKARVDGSLEDTTCGRILFRQIVPEEVPFAMINKEMTKKELAKVIDYSFKKAGRRKTVVFLDNLEKMGFEAATASGVSICMTDMHIPSTKGEIITRAEQEILEIQRQYSEGLITNGERYNKAIDIWANVTEKVADEMMKELGAEEENGQALSAEELQERRSFNSIFMMADSGARGSAAQLRQLAGMRGLMAKPSGEIIETPITANFREGLSPLQYFISTHGARKGLADTALKTANSGYLTRRLVDVAQDVIVTEEDCRVADGIVVGALVEGGEVIQSLEERLVGRYAVEEIKDPITKERIVGKDDLIDEELAKAVVDAGIDSVKIRSVLTCRSSFGICAKCYGRDLARGEPVENGEAVGIIAAQSIGEPGTQLTMRTFHIGGTASRVVEQTVLEVKNSGTLKYVELNTVINREGLPVVMNRHGSVAVVDAKGREKEKYSVVYGAKLLVKDGEKVEPGQRIVEWDPYSSPILTEVGGRVALGDIAEGLTVKEEVDETTGLAHKVIIDYPANMRPRISIKDEQGRATVKLSSGAQARYLLPAGAHVLVDRGDLVAPGDVLAKIPRETTKTKDITGGLPRVAELFEARRPKEHAIVSEIDGMVRFKGMHKGMRVISVEGGTEVREYHIPKGKHVSVHEGDWVKAGEALMDGSVNPHNILDILGPNELQRYLVDEVQKVYRLQGVSINDKHIEVIVRQMMKKVRVEDPGDTKFLIGDQLDRFAFQDENERVKAEGGKPAQGRPLLLGITKASLTTESFVSAASFQETTRVLTEAAINGQVDDLRGLKENVIMGRITPAGTGMARYRNTYVKREFLPLETVPELEGAQPEETQEEVTG